In Niallia sp. FSL W8-0635, one genomic interval encodes:
- a CDS encoding dihydroorotate dehydrogenase encodes MNRLEVNLPGLQLKNPIMPASGCFGFGREYSNLYDLSKLGAIMIKATTVEPRFGNPTPRVAETTSGMLNAIGLQNPGLKKVVGEELPWLSQFDVPIIANVAGSVEEDYVAVAKEISKASNVAALELNISCPNVKTGGIAFGTIPEVAKELTKKVKEVSEVPVYVKLSPNVTNIVEMAKAVEAGGADGITMINTLVGMRLDLKTGKPILANKTGGLSGPAVKPVAIRMIYEVSQAVNLPIIGMGGVSTAEDVLEFFYAGASAVAVGTANFVDPFICPKIIEELPELLDKYGFEHISEVTGRSWGKHEQFAYHRA; translated from the coding sequence ATGAACCGACTTGAAGTAAATCTTCCGGGATTACAGCTTAAAAACCCAATTATGCCTGCTTCTGGCTGTTTTGGATTTGGACGGGAATACAGCAATTTATATGATTTAAGCAAGCTTGGTGCCATCATGATAAAAGCAACTACGGTGGAACCACGCTTTGGAAATCCAACACCAAGAGTAGCTGAGACTACTTCTGGGATGCTAAATGCCATTGGTCTTCAAAACCCAGGTCTAAAAAAAGTGGTTGGGGAAGAATTGCCTTGGCTAAGTCAATTTGATGTGCCAATCATTGCGAATGTCGCGGGATCAGTGGAAGAGGATTATGTTGCTGTTGCGAAGGAAATTTCAAAAGCATCAAATGTTGCCGCACTAGAATTAAACATTTCTTGTCCGAATGTAAAAACAGGAGGCATTGCTTTTGGAACGATTCCAGAGGTTGCCAAGGAATTAACGAAAAAGGTGAAGGAAGTGTCAGAAGTTCCGGTATATGTAAAGCTTTCACCAAATGTAACGAATATTGTTGAGATGGCAAAAGCGGTGGAAGCTGGAGGAGCAGATGGAATTACGATGATTAACACCCTTGTTGGCATGCGCCTTGATTTAAAGACAGGCAAGCCAATTCTAGCCAACAAAACGGGAGGATTATCTGGTCCTGCAGTAAAGCCTGTAGCAATCCGAATGATTTATGAAGTAAGTCAAGCAGTAAACCTACCGATTATCGGAATGGGGGGAGTATCCACTGCTGAAGATGTATTAGAGTTTTTCTATGCAGGCGCAAGTGCAGTAGCAGTCGGTACAGCAAACTTTGTTGATCCATTCATTTGCCCAAAAATAATTGAAGAATTACCTGAGCTATTAGATAAATACGGATTTGAACATATTTCAGAAGTAACGGGAAGGAGCTGGGGAAAGCATGAACAATTCGCTTATCATCGCGCTTGA
- a CDS encoding CdaR family transcriptional regulator, which yields MKLSKQIAEKVAKEMMNIIPYNINLMNEKGIIFGSGDKKRIGTLHKGASKVLVTQKIYEVYMEEESMKPGVNEPIVINDEIIGVIGITGHPDEVRPFSKLVGATAKLLIEQESVNKKMQNDRMRREKFYNELLLRKTCYDDEFLQQGKFYGIDLTQKCQAIVIKGNLNTKAFKTFLEDFRHYSSINPNKIVLFITEQTKVMEVIKGLIERIEIEKIAIGNKEELAAVSLEQADSAWEVGNKIKPSEKVYYYDDFKLFIHLASCERNNIDSSLAGLDKSGNNKELFHTLQIFIEENGDIHNTTKKLNIHRNTLNYRLEKIKDLTGKNPKVFLELFELLCSMIWYK from the coding sequence ATGAAATTATCGAAACAAATTGCGGAAAAGGTAGCAAAGGAAATGATGAATATCATCCCTTATAATATTAATCTTATGAATGAAAAAGGAATTATTTTTGGAAGCGGAGATAAGAAAAGAATCGGAACTTTGCATAAGGGAGCATCAAAGGTTCTTGTTACTCAAAAAATCTATGAGGTTTATATGGAAGAAGAGTCAATGAAACCGGGAGTCAATGAACCTATTGTAATTAATGATGAAATTATAGGAGTTATCGGAATTACTGGGCATCCAGATGAAGTGAGACCATTTAGTAAGTTGGTGGGCGCTACCGCCAAATTACTAATTGAACAGGAAAGCGTAAATAAGAAAATGCAAAACGACAGAATGAGGCGTGAGAAATTTTATAACGAATTATTACTAAGAAAAACATGCTATGACGATGAATTTTTGCAACAAGGAAAATTTTATGGAATTGACCTTACACAGAAATGTCAAGCAATCGTCATCAAAGGAAATTTAAATACAAAAGCTTTTAAGACATTTTTAGAAGATTTTAGACATTACTCTAGCATAAATCCTAATAAAATTGTTCTATTTATTACGGAACAAACTAAAGTGATGGAAGTAATAAAAGGCTTAATAGAAAGAATAGAAATAGAAAAAATAGCAATCGGTAACAAGGAGGAGTTAGCTGCTGTTTCATTGGAACAAGCAGACAGTGCGTGGGAGGTCGGAAATAAAATAAAGCCATCAGAAAAAGTCTATTACTATGATGATTTTAAATTATTTATTCATCTTGCTTCCTGTGAAAGAAATAATATTGATTCCAGTTTAGCAGGGTTAGATAAGTCAGGAAATAATAAGGAGCTTTTTCATACATTGCAAATATTTATAGAAGAAAATGGCGATATTCACAACACGACGAAAAAATTGAACATTCATAGAAATACTTTGAATTATCGATTAGAAAAAATTAAGGATCTAACTGGGAAGAATCCGAAAGTGTTTTTAGAATTATTCGAATTATTATGTTCAATGATTTGGTATAAATAA
- a CDS encoding glycerate kinase family protein, which yields MKNDFVIVLAPDSFKESMTAREACEAMERGIKKANNRITCLQVPMADGGESTMELLVNANKGKIYNEKVLDPLGREVTASYGILEDSQTGIIDMASASGIHLVAIEERNPLITTTYGTGQLIKACLDHNIKKLIVGIGGSATNDGGAGLVQALGGKFFDENGKELGFGGGELGRLARIDIKNLDPRIKDLSVEVACDVNNPLCGEQGASYVFGPQKGATLEIAQQLDRNLMNYAAIIKEEFHIDILNVPGAGAAGGLGAGLMVFLNGTLKKGIDIVIRYSSLEEKVKGADMVWTGEGCIDFQTKFGKTPIGVASVAKKYNKPVVAFAGKIGNNIDSLYEKIDSIFCIMQGVTTLEEALANGKQNLERTSENMIRSMNLVM from the coding sequence ATAAAAAACGATTTTGTTATTGTTTTAGCTCCAGACTCTTTTAAAGAGAGCATGACAGCAAGAGAAGCATGTGAGGCTATGGAAAGAGGGATTAAGAAAGCAAATAATCGGATTACCTGTCTCCAAGTGCCAATGGCAGATGGTGGAGAAAGCACAATGGAATTGCTAGTAAATGCTAATAAAGGTAAAATATACAATGAAAAAGTATTAGATCCTCTTGGGCGTGAAGTGACAGCATCATATGGTATTTTAGAAGATAGCCAAACAGGAATTATTGATATGGCTAGTGCAAGTGGCATTCATTTGGTAGCAATTGAAGAAAGGAATCCGCTTATTACTACTACTTATGGAACTGGTCAATTAATAAAAGCTTGTCTAGATCATAATATTAAAAAACTTATCGTAGGTATTGGTGGAAGCGCTACAAATGATGGTGGTGCTGGGCTGGTACAGGCTCTAGGTGGAAAGTTTTTTGATGAAAATGGAAAGGAGCTCGGGTTTGGAGGTGGAGAATTAGGAAGGCTGGCAAGAATAGATATAAAAAATTTGGATCCGCGCATAAAAGATCTATCAGTTGAGGTTGCATGTGATGTTAATAATCCCCTCTGTGGTGAGCAAGGAGCATCCTATGTGTTTGGACCACAAAAAGGTGCGACATTAGAAATCGCTCAACAATTAGACAGAAATTTAATGAATTATGCGGCTATAATTAAAGAAGAATTTCATATAGACATTCTTAATGTACCAGGTGCAGGAGCAGCAGGAGGCTTGGGTGCTGGATTGATGGTGTTTTTAAATGGAACGTTAAAAAAAGGCATTGATATTGTCATTCGATATTCATCATTGGAAGAGAAAGTGAAGGGGGCGGATATGGTCTGGACAGGTGAAGGCTGTATAGATTTCCAAACCAAATTTGGAAAAACCCCTATAGGTGTTGCTTCGGTCGCTAAAAAGTATAATAAACCTGTAGTGGCCTTTGCTGGTAAAATCGGTAATAATATTGATTCATTATATGAAAAAATTGATTCTATTTTTTGTATCATGCAAGGAGTAACAACGCTCGAGGAGGCGTTAGCAAATGGCAAGCAGAATCTAGAGCGTACTTCTGAGAATATGATACGATCGATGAATTTAGTCATGTAA
- a CDS encoding dihydroorotate dehydrogenase electron transfer subunit: protein MIKNEICTVVEQKEIAENIMELTLTGELVSEMNEPGQFVHIKVSDSTTPLLRRPISICRIDQESKTFTMIYRAEGAGTKLLAKKQAGEAIDILGPLGNGFPVEESKTGQTALLVGGGIGVPPLYELANRLVAKGVKVVAVLGFQTESVAFYEEKFASLGDTYIATVDGSHGTQGFVTDVIFQENLEFDVLYSCGPTPMLKNLEKTFPDKKVYISLEERMGCGIGACFACVCHTADDPTGFSYKKVCTDGPVFRTGEVVL, encoded by the coding sequence ATGATCAAAAACGAAATCTGTACAGTAGTCGAACAGAAAGAAATAGCTGAAAATATTATGGAGCTCACCTTAACAGGTGAGCTTGTCTCTGAAATGAACGAGCCAGGTCAATTTGTTCATATCAAGGTAAGCGATAGTACAACTCCCTTATTAAGACGCCCCATTAGTATTTGCCGGATTGATCAGGAAAGTAAAACATTTACGATGATTTACCGAGCAGAAGGAGCGGGCACAAAGCTTCTTGCCAAAAAGCAAGCTGGAGAAGCGATTGACATTCTTGGTCCTTTAGGAAATGGATTCCCAGTTGAAGAAAGCAAGACTGGGCAGACAGCCTTATTAGTTGGTGGAGGAATTGGTGTTCCGCCTTTATATGAATTAGCCAATCGTCTAGTTGCCAAAGGGGTAAAGGTTGTTGCTGTATTAGGCTTTCAAACAGAATCCGTTGCATTTTATGAAGAAAAGTTTGCCTCACTTGGGGATACGTATATCGCTACAGTAGATGGTAGCCATGGTACACAAGGCTTTGTCACAGACGTTATTTTTCAAGAAAATCTGGAATTTGACGTATTATATTCCTGTGGACCAACGCCGATGCTTAAAAATTTAGAAAAAACATTCCCAGATAAAAAAGTCTATATTTCTTTAGAAGAAAGAATGGGGTGTGGGATTGGCGCATGCTTCGCTTGTGTGTGTCATACAGCAGATGATCCAACGGGATTCAGCTATAAAAAGGTATGTACAGATGGACCAGTATTTAGAACAGGGGAGGTTGTCCTATGA
- the carB gene encoding carbamoyl-phosphate synthase large subunit, with the protein MSKLKSIKSILVIGSGPIIIGQAAEFDYAGAQACIALKEEGYRVILVNSNPATIMTDTEMADKVYIEPLTLEFVSRIIRKERPDAILPTLGGQTGLNLAVELSDAGVLEECGVEVLGTKLSAIQQAEDRDLFRNLMNELGEPVPDSDIIHNMDEARAFVERIGYPVIVRPAFTLGGTGGGICHNDQELEEIVTSGLKNSPVTQCLLEKSIAGFKEIEYEVMRDSNDNAIVVCNMENIDPVGIHTGDSIVVAPSQTLSDREYQLLRNTSLKIIRALKIEGGCNVQLALDPDSFQYYIIEVNPRVSRSSALASKATGYPIAKLAAKIAVGLTLDEMMNPVTGKTYASFEPALDYVVSKIPRFPFDKFESAKRNLGTQMKATGEVMAIGRTFEESLLKAIRSLEAKVYHFSLNAADETSDELLEKRIRVAGDERLFYIAEALNRGVSIETIHEWSKIDLFFLYKMEGIIKFEKELINHPFDYEFVKEAKEKGFADIQLAKLWNTTELEVYNWRKEKGIVPVYKMVDTCAAEFESETPYYYGTYEEENESIVTDKKSIVVLGSGPIRIGQGIEFDYATVHSVWAIKEAGYEAIIINNNPETVSTDFSISDKLYFEPLTIEDVMHIIDLEKPEGVVVQFGGQTAINLAGPLAERGIKILGTSLEDLDRAEDRDKFEQSLHELDIPQPDGKTALTVEEALVVAKSIGYPVLVRPSYVLGGRAMQIVYKDEELIPYMENAVKASPGQPILIDRYLTGKEIEVDAICDGTDVVIPGIMEHIERAGVHSGDSIAVYPPQSLSAEIKQTLVDYTTRLAKGLKIVGLLNIQYVVSKGEVFVLEVNPRSSRTVPFLSKITNVPMAKIATKVILGTTLKEQGYQSGLVAEKSGVYVKVPVFSFAKLRRVDITLGPEMKSTGEVMGKDITLEKALYKGLIASGMKIKTFGTVLMTIGDKDKEEALQLAKRFTNIGYSLMATSGTAAFLESNSIPVKVVGKIGGEGHTLIDVIRNGEAQFVINTFSKGSQPARDGFRIRRESVENGIPCLTSLDTAEAILRVVESMTFSTEAMEPSKTQPEAVLV; encoded by the coding sequence ATGTCAAAGCTTAAAAGTATTAAAAGTATATTAGTAATCGGATCAGGACCAATCATCATTGGGCAGGCAGCAGAATTTGACTATGCAGGAGCGCAAGCATGTATCGCTTTAAAGGAAGAAGGCTATCGTGTTATCTTAGTAAACTCGAACCCTGCAACCATTATGACGGATACAGAAATGGCGGATAAAGTGTATATCGAACCGTTAACACTTGAGTTTGTCAGCAGAATTATTCGCAAAGAGAGACCAGATGCTATCCTGCCAACATTAGGAGGACAAACTGGCTTGAACCTTGCTGTTGAGCTTTCAGATGCAGGTGTGTTAGAGGAATGTGGGGTTGAAGTACTTGGAACGAAGCTATCTGCGATTCAGCAAGCAGAAGACAGAGACCTTTTCCGTAACTTGATGAATGAATTAGGAGAACCGGTACCAGATAGTGATATCATCCATAATATGGACGAAGCAAGAGCATTTGTGGAGAGAATCGGTTATCCAGTAATCGTTCGTCCTGCTTTCACACTAGGTGGAACGGGCGGCGGTATTTGCCATAATGATCAAGAATTAGAAGAAATCGTTACAAGTGGATTAAAAAACAGTCCAGTAACGCAATGTTTATTAGAAAAAAGTATCGCAGGATTCAAGGAAATTGAATATGAAGTAATGCGTGATAGCAATGATAACGCGATTGTTGTATGTAACATGGAAAATATCGATCCAGTTGGAATTCATACAGGTGACAGTATCGTTGTCGCACCAAGTCAGACGTTAAGTGATCGTGAATATCAATTATTAAGAAATACATCTTTAAAAATTATCCGTGCACTAAAAATTGAAGGTGGCTGTAACGTACAGCTTGCACTAGACCCAGATAGCTTCCAATACTATATTATCGAAGTTAACCCAAGGGTAAGTCGTTCATCTGCACTTGCGAGTAAAGCAACTGGCTATCCAATTGCAAAGCTAGCTGCAAAAATCGCAGTAGGCTTAACATTAGATGAAATGATGAATCCTGTAACAGGAAAAACATATGCAAGCTTTGAACCAGCACTTGATTATGTAGTAAGTAAAATCCCACGCTTTCCATTTGATAAGTTTGAATCAGCAAAACGTAACCTTGGTACACAAATGAAAGCAACTGGAGAAGTAATGGCGATTGGTCGTACTTTTGAAGAATCTTTATTAAAAGCGATTCGATCACTTGAAGCTAAAGTATATCACTTCTCCCTCAATGCAGCAGATGAAACAAGTGACGAATTACTGGAGAAACGAATAAGAGTTGCTGGAGACGAAAGATTGTTTTACATTGCAGAAGCACTTAACCGAGGTGTTAGCATTGAAACGATTCATGAATGGAGCAAGATTGACTTATTCTTCCTTTATAAAATGGAGGGCATCATCAAGTTTGAAAAAGAATTAATCAATCATCCATTTGATTATGAATTTGTGAAAGAAGCGAAAGAAAAGGGATTTGCTGATATTCAGCTTGCAAAGCTTTGGAATACAACAGAGCTTGAAGTATATAACTGGAGAAAAGAAAAAGGCATCGTGCCAGTTTATAAAATGGTAGATACATGTGCGGCGGAGTTTGAATCAGAAACACCGTACTATTATGGAACATATGAAGAAGAAAATGAATCAATTGTAACGGATAAGAAAAGCATCGTTGTCCTTGGCTCTGGACCGATTCGTATCGGGCAAGGGATTGAGTTTGACTATGCAACGGTTCACTCTGTATGGGCAATTAAGGAAGCTGGATATGAAGCTATTATCATTAATAATAATCCAGAGACAGTTTCAACGGACTTCAGTATCTCAGATAAGCTTTACTTTGAACCACTTACAATTGAAGATGTAATGCATATCATCGATTTAGAAAAGCCAGAAGGCGTTGTGGTTCAGTTTGGTGGGCAAACAGCCATCAACCTAGCTGGTCCATTAGCAGAGCGTGGCATCAAGATTTTAGGAACATCTCTAGAAGATTTAGATCGTGCTGAAGATCGTGATAAGTTTGAACAAAGTCTACATGAATTAGATATACCACAGCCAGACGGAAAAACGGCATTAACGGTAGAAGAAGCTCTTGTTGTTGCAAAATCAATTGGCTACCCAGTACTTGTTAGACCATCATACGTACTGGGCGGAAGAGCGATGCAAATCGTTTATAAGGATGAAGAATTGATTCCTTATATGGAAAATGCGGTAAAAGCAAGTCCGGGACAGCCAATCTTGATTGACCGTTACTTAACAGGAAAAGAAATCGAAGTAGATGCAATTTGTGATGGAACAGATGTAGTAATTCCAGGGATTATGGAGCATATCGAACGTGCTGGGGTTCACTCAGGAGATTCGATCGCTGTCTATCCACCACAAAGCTTATCTGCTGAAATTAAGCAAACATTAGTAGATTATACAACTAGACTTGCAAAAGGATTAAAAATTGTAGGGCTACTGAATATCCAATACGTTGTTTCCAAAGGAGAAGTATTCGTACTAGAAGTAAATCCTCGCTCTAGTAGAACAGTACCTTTCTTAAGCAAAATTACAAATGTGCCAATGGCGAAAATCGCTACAAAAGTAATTTTGGGTACTACCTTAAAAGAACAAGGCTATCAATCTGGTTTAGTAGCAGAGAAGTCTGGTGTTTATGTGAAAGTTCCAGTATTCTCTTTTGCAAAATTACGAAGAGTAGATATTACATTAGGACCTGAAATGAAATCAACAGGAGAGGTAATGGGGAAAGACATTACTCTTGAAAAAGCACTATATAAAGGCTTAATTGCTTCAGGGATGAAGATAAAAACATTTGGGACAGTGCTGATGACAATTGGGGATAAAGATAAGGAAGAGGCTTTACAGCTTGCAAAAAGATTTACAAATATCGGCTATAGCTTGATGGCGACAAGCGGAACAGCAGCGTTCCTAGAAAGCAATAGCATTCCAGTGAAAGTAGTCGGTAAAATCGGTGGAGAAGGTCATACATTAATTGATGTAATCCGCAATGGGGAAGCACAATTTGTGATTAATACATTCTCAAAAGGCAGTCAACCAGCAAGAGATGGATTCCGTATCAGACGTGAATCTGTTGAAAATGGCATTCCATGTTTAACTTCTTTAGATACAGCTGAAGCAATACTTAGAGTAGTAGAATCAATGACATTCTCAACAGAGGCAATGGAGCCGAGCAAAACGCAACCGGAGGCAGTGTTAGTATGA
- a CDS encoding MFS transporter — MNTRLAENIPVVPTVKIRTKEKLGYATGDLACNFIYQTVSSYLLFFYTDVFGITAAAAGLMFLIVRLIDAVLDPFIGTLVDKTNTKYGRFRPYLLYGAFPFAGVAILCFTTPGFSDPMKLVYAYITYILLSITYSVINIPYTALTSAITQDNKEVVSLTSYRMLFSNTGGLIVSFGVPLLAGIFTSVSGATSTGWQITMSIMGIVGAFLLIYSFYNTKERVPISHKEEDKITFKDIFIQLKSNRPLLIVCLFFILNFGVNSIVNSVGIYYVTYNVGKPELVKWYGLLGTLPALVLMPLMPMMYKWMGKKKLLFTALSCKAIGLIALFLVPASMVPLVFASRAIAAIGTITAGGFTWALIPETIDYGEYKTGKRASGVIYALVGFFFKFGMAIGGIIPGLILANFGYVANQIQTATALHGILITMTIIPAVFVIIELFAIYFYNLDEKEHKRVLSVLNTRK; from the coding sequence ATGAACACAAGACTCGCAGAGAACATTCCGGTGGTTCCAACAGTAAAAATTAGAACGAAAGAAAAACTTGGCTATGCTACTGGAGATTTAGCTTGTAATTTTATCTATCAAACAGTGAGTAGCTATCTATTATTCTTTTACACGGACGTTTTTGGAATCACAGCTGCAGCAGCTGGATTGATGTTCTTAATCGTTCGGCTAATTGATGCCGTTCTCGATCCATTTATTGGAACACTTGTTGATAAAACCAATACAAAATACGGAAGATTTCGTCCATATCTTTTATATGGCGCTTTTCCCTTTGCAGGTGTAGCAATTCTTTGCTTTACAACACCAGGATTTTCTGACCCGATGAAACTTGTTTATGCCTATATAACTTATATTTTATTATCAATAACCTATTCCGTTATTAATATTCCGTATACAGCCCTTACGTCAGCAATCACTCAAGATAATAAAGAGGTTGTTAGTTTAACTTCTTATAGAATGCTATTTTCCAATACCGGCGGATTAATTGTTTCTTTCGGAGTGCCACTTTTAGCTGGAATCTTTACAAGTGTATCTGGCGCAACAAGTACTGGTTGGCAAATCACGATGTCTATCATGGGAATTGTCGGAGCCTTTTTATTGATTTATAGCTTTTATAATACAAAAGAACGCGTACCTATTTCTCATAAGGAAGAAGATAAGATTACATTTAAGGATATATTTATTCAATTAAAGAGTAATCGTCCGCTTCTCATCGTATGTTTATTCTTTATTCTTAACTTCGGCGTGAATTCGATTGTTAACTCTGTTGGTATTTATTATGTTACGTATAATGTTGGGAAACCAGAACTTGTAAAATGGTATGGATTATTAGGAACACTTCCAGCACTTGTTCTTATGCCATTAATGCCAATGATGTATAAGTGGATGGGAAAGAAAAAATTACTATTTACAGCGCTATCTTGTAAGGCAATTGGTTTGATTGCTCTATTCCTAGTGCCAGCTTCTATGGTTCCACTTGTTTTTGCATCAAGAGCTATTGCGGCAATTGGTACAATCACAGCAGGCGGTTTTACATGGGCGTTAATTCCGGAGACGATTGATTATGGTGAATATAAAACGGGTAAACGTGCAAGCGGTGTCATTTATGCTTTAGTTGGTTTCTTCTTTAAGTTCGGTATGGCTATTGGCGGAATCATTCCAGGTTTAATCCTAGCTAATTTCGGCTATGTTGCCAACCAAATTCAAACAGCAACTGCTTTACACGGAATTTTAATAACAATGACAATTATTCCAGCAGTCTTTGTCATAATTGAACTATTTGCTATCTATTTCTATAACCTTGATGAAAAGGAACATAAAAGAGTACTTTCAGTGTTGAATACTAGAAAATAA
- the pyrE gene encoding orotate phosphoribosyltransferase translates to MKHEIAEQLLDIKAVFLQPNDPFTWSSGLKSPIYCDNRLTLSYPKVRKNIATGLAGLIKEKFPETEVVAGTATAGIPHAAWVSDILDLPMVYIRSKAKAHGKGKQIEGKVEKGQKVVVVEDLISTGGSVINAVESLREAGCEVLGVVAIFTYELPKGNEMLGEAEITAYSLTDYTSLLNVAQEKGYIEEADLASLKAWKENPEKW, encoded by the coding sequence ATGAAACATGAAATTGCAGAACAATTATTAGATATTAAGGCAGTATTTTTACAACCAAATGATCCATTTACTTGGTCTTCAGGATTAAAGTCGCCAATCTATTGTGATAATCGCTTAACTTTGTCTTATCCAAAGGTGCGTAAAAATATCGCAACAGGATTAGCTGGATTAATTAAAGAAAAATTCCCTGAAACAGAAGTAGTAGCTGGAACTGCAACAGCAGGTATTCCTCATGCGGCTTGGGTAAGTGATATTCTCGACTTGCCAATGGTATATATCCGTTCAAAGGCAAAGGCACATGGAAAAGGTAAGCAAATTGAAGGCAAAGTCGAAAAAGGACAAAAAGTGGTAGTGGTGGAAGATCTAATTTCAACAGGTGGTAGTGTTATCAATGCTGTTGAGAGTTTACGAGAAGCAGGCTGTGAAGTTCTTGGAGTAGTTGCCATCTTTACATATGAGCTGCCAAAAGGGAATGAAATGCTAGGAGAAGCGGAAATTACAGCTTATTCGTTAACTGACTATACGAGTTTATTAAATGTAGCGCAAGAAAAAGGATACATTGAAGAGGCGGATCTAGCAAGCTTAAAAGCTTGGAAGGAAAATCCAGAGAAATGGTAA
- the pyrF gene encoding orotidine-5'-phosphate decarboxylase: protein MNNSLIIALDFASKDEVHSFLKGFNGESLFLKVGMELFYKEGPSIIQELKEQNHQIFLDLKLHDIPNTVGSAMKNIAGLGVDLVNVHAAGGIDMMARAVEGLEAGTLSGMKRAKCIGVTQLTSTSEASMQKEQLIKVPLQESVLHYATITKEAGLDGVVCSTLEAAAIRDRLGDSFLTVTPGIRLKTDAVQDQVRVATPKIARENGVSAIVVGRSITRAENPYESYSLFKSEWEGITI, encoded by the coding sequence ATGAACAATTCGCTTATCATCGCGCTTGATTTTGCAAGTAAGGACGAGGTTCATTCCTTTTTAAAAGGGTTTAACGGAGAATCGTTGTTTTTAAAAGTAGGTATGGAATTATTTTATAAAGAAGGACCAAGCATCATTCAAGAATTAAAGGAACAAAATCACCAAATTTTCCTTGACCTAAAACTACATGATATTCCAAATACAGTTGGAAGTGCGATGAAAAATATTGCTGGCTTAGGCGTTGATTTAGTGAATGTTCATGCAGCTGGTGGAATCGACATGATGGCCAGAGCGGTTGAGGGACTCGAAGCGGGTACACTATCTGGAATGAAACGAGCGAAATGTATTGGTGTGACACAGTTGACAAGTACGTCTGAAGCAAGCATGCAAAAAGAGCAATTAATTAAAGTTCCTTTACAGGAATCGGTATTACATTATGCAACGATTACGAAAGAGGCTGGCCTAGATGGCGTCGTTTGCTCGACATTAGAAGCCGCTGCGATACGTGATAGATTAGGTGATTCATTTTTAACGGTAACACCAGGAATCCGTTTAAAGACAGATGCGGTACAGGATCAAGTACGAGTAGCAACACCAAAGATTGCGAGAGAAAATGGGGTATCAGCAATTGTTGTTGGACGTTCCATTACAAGAGCAGAAAATCCATATGAAAGCTATTCATTATTTAAATCCGAGTGGGAGGGCATCACGATATGA